The Thiobacillus sp. genome contains the following window.
ACCGTACGCACGTCCCAGCCCCACGATCGCAGGGCCTACGAGCGGTTCACCCCGGAAGGCCCCATCGCCCTGCTGCCCCTGCAGGAAGTGTATGCCCTGGTGTGGACCACCCCGTCCGACCAGGTGGCAGACCGCCTGGCGCTGTCCGACGCGGAGTTCCTGAACCAGCTCCAGTCGGCCTTCGGCAACCGCCAGGGGCGTTTCCTCGGCACGGGCCCCCGGGCGGCCTTTCCCCTCAAGCTCAGCCTGGCGAAGGAAAGCCCCAGTGCCCGCCTGGTACGCATCGGCAACGCCGCCCATGTGCTGCATCCGGTGGCGGGCCAGGGTTTCAACCTGGGCCTGCGGGACGCCTGGAAACTGGCCGAGGCCATCGCCGACCTGCCGAGGGAGAAGCTGGGCTCTGCCCCCCTGGCCGGCTATGCGAGCCAGCGCCGCTTCGACATCATCGGCGGCAGCCTCATGACTGACGTGCTGGTGGCCGGCTTCTCCAATGACCACCCACTGTTGCGTATCGGCCGTGGCCTGGCCCTGGGGGCCCTGGACGTGCTCCCCCCCCTGAAGACCCTGTTCGCCCGCAAGATGATGTTCGGGGCCCAGTCATGGTGAGGAGCGCGGACATCGTCATCCTGGGGGGCGGCCTCAACGGCGCGGCGCTGGCGGCTGCCCTGCGCCACAGTCCCTACAGCGTGGCGCTGGTGGAGCCACGCCCTCCCGCTGAGCCGGATGAAGCCTGGGACAGCCGCATCTATGCCTACAGCCCGGGCAATGTGGAGTGGCTCAAGTCCCTCGGCGCCTGGAACGAACCGGTCCGTGCCCAGGCCGTGCACCGCATGCGCATCCATGGCGACACGGATGGTCGTCTGACCTTCGACGCCCTGGACGCAGGCCTGCCCGAACTGGCCTGGATCGCGGAGAACGACCGCCTGCAGTGGAGCCTGTGGCAGTCCTGGCAGGACAGCCCCCACCTCCAGGTCATTGCCATGTCCCCGCAGTCCGTTTCCTGGGGCCGGGGCGCTGCGGATGGCCATGTCCTGCATTTTGCGGACGGCTCCGTATTGAAGGCCCGCCTGCTGGTGGCGGCGGACGGGGCCAATTCCTGGCTGCGCCAGCAGGCGGGCATCGGCTTCGACCTGGAGGACTACGAACACATAGGCGTGGTGGCCAATTTCGGCACGGAGCGCCCCCACCGTGGCAGCGCCTACCAATGGTTCCGTCCGGATGGCGTCCTGGCCTACCTGCCCCTGCCGGGCAACCGCATCAGCATCGTCTGGTCCACCCCGCCGGACCACGCGGCAGAATTACAGGCCATGACACCGGCGGAACTGGCGGTAATAGTGACGGAGGCCGGCGGCCACGTCCTGGGAAAACTCACCAACATCACCCCCGCCGCCGGGTTCCCGCTCAAACGCCGGCGGGCCAAGGAATGGGTGCGGCCCGGCTTGGTATTGCTGGGGGACGCCGCCCATACGGTCCACCCCCTGGCGGGCCAGGGGGTCAACCTGGGTTTCCGGGATTCCCGCCTCCTGGCGGCCATGCTGGCCAGCGGCGGCGACCCGGGAGAGATCAGCCGCCTCACCGCCTACGCCTCCCGACGTCGGGAAGATGTGGTATCCATGCAGTTCACCACCGGTGGTCTGAAGAAACTTTTCGCCCGCCAGGACGGACTTACCCAGGCCCTGCGCAATACGGGCATGAGCCTGACCCAGTTCATCGACCCCCTCAATCAGGCCCTCACACGCCACGCAATCCTTTGAAACTTCCATGGAAACGCATATGAAACTCCCCTTGCTCACGACGATTCTCGCCGCCACCCTCACCCTGGGCATGGCAGCCTGCCAAGCCGGCGACACGGAAATCCGCCAGGCCGTGCAGACCCTGGCGCCGGGCGCCAAAGTCACCCAGATCAGCAAAACAGGCGTGAAAGGCATGATGGAAGTCACCATCGACGGCGACCAGGGCCCCATGGTGGTGTACGCGGATGATCAGGGGCAGTTCCTCCTGATAGGCGACATGCTGGACGTGAAGAACAAGCGCAACCTCACCCGGGAACGCATGGACAAGCTCACCGAGGTGAAATGGGAGAGCCTGCCCCTGAAAAACGCCATCAAGGTGGTGCGTGGCAACGGCCAGCGCAAGGTGGCCGTGTTCTCCGATCCGGACTGCCCCTACTGCAAGAAGGCGGAAGTGGAATTCAGCAAGATTGACAACGTAACCATCTACACCTTCCTCTACCCCCTGGCCTTCCACAAGGACGCCGCCCGCAAGGCCAAGCTGGTCTGGTGCAGCAAGGACCAGAGCCAGGCCTGGCTGGACCTCATGCTGAAAGGCAAGGTCCCAGAGGGCAATGCCACCTGCAACGACCCCATCGACGAGAACCTGGAATTGGGCGCCCGTCTTCGCGTGGAGGGCACCCCAGCCATGATTCTGGCCAATGGCAAGCGCATACCCGGCTACGTGCCGGCCGCCAAACTGGAGGCCATGCTTAAGACTGCGGAGTGATGCGTGGGGGTTGCCTGCCGGGCCATCGGCCCAACCCCCTGATCTGCCATGCCCGCCTGGTCAGAGCTCCCCCGACAGCCCCTGGTCCAAAGCCTCGTGCTGTCGGCCAGCATCCACCTGGCCCTGTTGGCCTTCGTGCAGCCCTGGCGTGGCACGGACGGCCCCCAGACCCTGGTCATAAACGCCCGCCTGCAGCCCTCGACGACCACGGAGCCCCCCCCACCGGCCGAGCCGGTACAGGCTGAAACGCCGACCAAGCCGGTTGTGACTCCGGTGGCAACCAGGCCGCCCGACACCCCGCCGCCCCAGCGTGAAGCACTGAACGTACCCAAGCCCGCCCCCATCCAGATGCCGGCGCCCCCGTTGACGCCTCCGGCCCAAGCCCAGACACCGGAAATAGCGGCCAGCGCGCCGGATACGCCCGTCAAGGTCGCGGTCCAGGACACAACAGCCGCGAACCTTGCCAAGCCCCTGCCGGCGCCGACGCCCAGGCCAGCACTGTTGATTCCATCCCCTGTGGACACCACGTGGTATCTGGCGCGACATGTGGACAGTCACCCCAAGGCCATTGGCTCCATTACCCCAAAATACCCGGACTTGGCCCGCCAACGTGGCCAGGAGGGATCGCTGAAGCTGATGGTGAAGATCGACGACCTGGGACAGGTCCGGGATGTGGAAGTAGTGGAGGCCAGTCCCCCGGGGGTATTCGACGAGGCCGCCCTGGAGGCCTTCCGGAACGCACGCTTCCAACCGGCCATGAAGGAAGGACAGCCGGTACGCTACGAAGCTTATATGCGGGTGGAATTCAAGCTGGAGTAGCTGAAACCACCTGGTCAGGCGTAGGTATCCACGTTCTGGCCCACACCTTCGGGATTGGAGCTGGCCTGGACCTGATCCTGGGCCCGCTGGGACTCCTGTTGCAGCACATTGGCCAGCTGCTGCTGGTTCTGCGCTTCATTGCGCACCGCGATCAGGTTGGCCTGAACCTGGCTGGTGGCCTGGCTCTGCTCGGCTGAAGACACGCCGTCGATCATGATCTGCCTCGCTAGGGACTGACTAGAGTTTCACTTTAGGCCGATTTTGCCACTTGCGCCATTTTGACCCGTCATGGGGTAGTCCTTCGGCAGCAGCACCCACATGCGGCCCTTTTGCTTCATGGCCCCGGCCAGTTTGCCCGCCTCGTCGCCGAAGCCCCAGAAGAAGTCGGCGCGCACGTTCCCCCGGATGGCGCCCCCCGTGTCCTGGGCCAGTACCAGCCGGTTCATGGCCTCGCTGGAATTTGGCCGGGTGGTGGCCAGCCAGACCGGGGCCCCCATGGGGATGAAGCGGGGGTCCACGGCAATACTGCGCTCCGGCGTGATGGGCACCCCCAGGGAGCCGAAGGGGCCTGCGCCGTGATTGTTCAACTCCCGGAAGAAGACATAGCTGGGGTTGGCATTCAGCAGGGCGGGAAGCCGCTCCGGATTGCGCCGCCCCCAGTCCTTGATGCCCTGCATGGAGGCCTTGTCCAGGGTCAGTTCGCCGTTTTCCACCAGCCATTTGCCGATGGACCGGTAGGGATGGCCGTTCTGGTCCCCGTAACCCACCCGCATCATCTGGCCATTTTCCAGCTGGATGCGTCCCGAGCCCTGTACCTGCAGGAAGAAGAGTTCCACCGGATCGTCCACCCAGGCCAGTTCCTTGCCCCGAACCGGAGCGGCCCCCGCCTCGATCTCCTCCCGGGTCCAGTAGGGCACTACCTTGTTGCCCTGGAGACGGCCCCGCAGGCGCAGGCTCTTGAGTTCCGGATAGAGGGCGGCCAGATCCACCACCAGCAGGTCGTCCGGCGCGGCGTAGAGGGGATAGCGGTATTTGAGGTTGAACTGCCGGCTGCCCCGCAACAGGGGCTCGTAATAGCCCGTCACCAGGCCTTCGGCGCCGCCGTCAGGCTGCAACACCTGCCAGGGCTGGAAGGCGGCCTGGAAGAAGGTACGGGCGGTCTTCTCGTCCGGTGAGGAAGGCATGGCGTTCACTGCCTGGCACACCACGCTCCAGGCGCCATTGGCGCGCAGGCCCGCGCAGGATTGCGCCAGGGCGGGCCAGGCCTGGGCCACATCGTCATTCTGCCAGCCCGGCAACTGGTCCCAGGATGCCGGCTTGAGCCAACTCATGGCGGTCACCGGCGGCTTGACAGCTTCCACTGGCGGCTCGGCGGGGAGCGATGGCTGGGTTACTGGAGGGCTCGGCGGAGCGGGCACCACCGGTTTATCGAACACGGGCTCGGGCCGGGTGGGCAGGGGTTCAGGCACCGGCTCCGGCTGTGGTGAGGGACGCACCCCCACTTGGGCGCAGCCCGCCAGGAAAGCCAGCAATACAAAGGGGTAAAACCGGAACATCAGTGCAGCACGCGGGGCATGGACAGAATGAACTCCGGTATCTCCGCGTCGAACTGGTTGCCGTCCTCCGCCACCATCTGGTAGGTCCCACGCATGGCCCCCACGGGCGTGGCGATGGAAGTGCCGCTGGTGTACTCGAAACTCTCCCCGGGGCGCAGGAAGGGCTGTTCCCCCACCACGCCCAGGCCCCGAACCTCCTGGACCTTGTCATGGGCATCGCTGATCACCCAATGGCGTGAGATCAACTGGGCCGCCACCTGGCCGGTGTTGGCGATCTGGACAGTGTAGGAGAACACGTAGCGCCCGGCGGCTTCATCCGACTGGTCAGGCACGAAGGTGGCCTGGGCCGTGACGGTGATGTGGTACTTCCTGCTCTCTGCCATGGAACTCGAAGGAATGGTCTGAATGGAGTGTGTTGGAAGGGTTGCGACCGGGCCTTGCCGACCCGTCCGTCCGGATTGCACACGAATCGGGCCCGCCTGTCCAGCCTGATGCCAATGGGGTCTTGGCCTGTATTCCGCCGGCCGGCGCGGTTAATATTGGGGTTTTGTCCGTTTCAGGGAACCGCCATGGCCGACTATCAGATTGCCCCCTCCATCCTCTCCGCCAACTTCGCCAAACTGGGCGAGGAAGTGGACAACGTCCTCAAGTCCGGCGCCGACATCGTCCACTTCGACGTGATGGACAACCACTACGTGCCCAACCTGACCATCGGCCCCCTGGTGTGCGAGGCCCTGCGCAAGCACGGTGTCACCGCTCCCATCGACGTGCACCTGATGGTCAAGCCCGTGGACCGCATCATCCCCGACTTCGCCAAGGCCGGCGCCACCTACATCACCTTCCACCCGGAAGCCTCCGAGCACATCGACCGCACCATCGGCCTGATCAAGGAAAGCGGTAGCAAGGCCGGCCTGGTGTTCAACCCCGCCACCCCCCTGGACGTGCTGGAATACATGCTGCCCAAGCTGGACATGGTGCTGCTCATGTCCGTGAACCCCGGCTTCGGCGGCCAGAAGTTCATCCCCTACGTGCTGGACAAGGCCCGCAAGGTGAGCCAGATGATCAAGGCCGGCGGCCACACCTGCCGCCTGGAGATCGACGGCGGCGTGGGCCCCGGCAATATCTGTGAAGTGGCCAAGGCCGGCGTGGACACCTTCGTGGCCGGCTCCGCCATCTTCGGTGCCGCCAAGGATACGGACCCCAACCGTTACGACAGCGTCGTGGCCGCCATGCGCGCGGAACTGGCCAAGGCATGATGAGCGTGAAGGGAGAAGGGACCGCGCCTGAGGCGCTCAAGGGGGAAGGGCAACCGGGGAACACTCTTCCCCCTTCCCCCTTCCCCCTTTACATCAAAGCCGTCGTCATCGACCTGGACGGCACC
Protein-coding sequences here:
- the apaG gene encoding Co2+/Mg2+ efflux protein ApaG; the protein is MAESRKYHITVTAQATFVPDQSDEAAGRYVFSYTVQIANTGQVAAQLISRHWVISDAHDKVQEVRGLGVVGEQPFLRPGESFEYTSGTSIATPVGAMRGTYQMVAEDGNQFDAEIPEFILSMPRVLH
- a CDS encoding FAD-dependent monooxygenase: MVRSADIVILGGGLNGAALAAALRHSPYSVALVEPRPPAEPDEAWDSRIYAYSPGNVEWLKSLGAWNEPVRAQAVHRMRIHGDTDGRLTFDALDAGLPELAWIAENDRLQWSLWQSWQDSPHLQVIAMSPQSVSWGRGAADGHVLHFADGSVLKARLLVAADGANSWLRQQAGIGFDLEDYEHIGVVANFGTERPHRGSAYQWFRPDGVLAYLPLPGNRISIVWSTPPDHAAELQAMTPAELAVIVTEAGGHVLGKLTNITPAAGFPLKRRRAKEWVRPGLVLLGDAAHTVHPLAGQGVNLGFRDSRLLAAMLASGGDPGEISRLTAYASRRREDVVSMQFTTGGLKKLFARQDGLTQALRNTGMSLTQFIDPLNQALTRHAIL
- a CDS encoding TonB family protein — its product is MPAWSELPRQPLVQSLVLSASIHLALLAFVQPWRGTDGPQTLVINARLQPSTTTEPPPPAEPVQAETPTKPVVTPVATRPPDTPPPQREALNVPKPAPIQMPAPPLTPPAQAQTPEIAASAPDTPVKVAVQDTTAANLAKPLPAPTPRPALLIPSPVDTTWYLARHVDSHPKAIGSITPKYPDLARQRGQEGSLKLMVKIDDLGQVRDVEVVEASPPGVFDEAALEAFRNARFQPAMKEGQPVRYEAYMRVEFKLE
- a CDS encoding murein transglycosylase A translates to MFRFYPFVLLAFLAGCAQVGVRPSPQPEPVPEPLPTRPEPVFDKPVVPAPPSPPVTQPSLPAEPPVEAVKPPVTAMSWLKPASWDQLPGWQNDDVAQAWPALAQSCAGLRANGAWSVVCQAVNAMPSSPDEKTARTFFQAAFQPWQVLQPDGGAEGLVTGYYEPLLRGSRQFNLKYRYPLYAAPDDLLVVDLAALYPELKSLRLRGRLQGNKVVPYWTREEIEAGAAPVRGKELAWVDDPVELFFLQVQGSGRIQLENGQMMRVGYGDQNGHPYRSIGKWLVENGELTLDKASMQGIKDWGRRNPERLPALLNANPSYVFFRELNNHGAGPFGSLGVPITPERSIAVDPRFIPMGAPVWLATTRPNSSEAMNRLVLAQDTGGAIRGNVRADFFWGFGDEAGKLAGAMKQKGRMWVLLPKDYPMTGQNGASGKIGLK
- a CDS encoding FAD-dependent monooxygenase, with protein sequence MPADVHFWPRSSLPTHADVAIVGGGPVGAALAAGLEGCGLEVVVLEARTSLVAPDPRAIALSEGSHLILQRLGVWEALAERATPIETIHVSQRGGFGRAQLEATDMGVPALGYVAEYGDLYASLSGRMTTSGARVLTGARVTRAGATAAYGMVAYERDGSEHLLTANLVVLSEGGKALPPDLRQDKDYGQSAVVCTVRTSQPHDRRAYERFTPEGPIALLPLQEVYALVWTTPSDQVADRLALSDAEFLNQLQSAFGNRQGRFLGTGPRAAFPLKLSLAKESPSARLVRIGNAAHVLHPVAGQGFNLGLRDAWKLAEAIADLPREKLGSAPLAGYASQRRFDIIGGSLMTDVLVAGFSNDHPLLRIGRGLALGALDVLPPLKTLFARKMMFGAQSW
- the rpe gene encoding ribulose-phosphate 3-epimerase produces the protein MADYQIAPSILSANFAKLGEEVDNVLKSGADIVHFDVMDNHYVPNLTIGPLVCEALRKHGVTAPIDVHLMVKPVDRIIPDFAKAGATYITFHPEASEHIDRTIGLIKESGSKAGLVFNPATPLDVLEYMLPKLDMVLLMSVNPGFGGQKFIPYVLDKARKVSQMIKAGGHTCRLEIDGGVGPGNICEVAKAGVDTFVAGSAIFGAAKDTDPNRYDSVVAAMRAELAKA
- a CDS encoding DsbC family protein, which gives rise to MKLPLLTTILAATLTLGMAACQAGDTEIRQAVQTLAPGAKVTQISKTGVKGMMEVTIDGDQGPMVVYADDQGQFLLIGDMLDVKNKRNLTRERMDKLTEVKWESLPLKNAIKVVRGNGQRKVAVFSDPDCPYCKKAEVEFSKIDNVTIYTFLYPLAFHKDAARKAKLVWCSKDQSQAWLDLMLKGKVPEGNATCNDPIDENLELGARLRVEGTPAMILANGKRIPGYVPAAKLEAMLKTAE